One segment of Sinorhizobium sp. BG8 DNA contains the following:
- a CDS encoding NAD(P)-dependent alcohol dehydrogenase: MAQSATSGLAPAEINRRAVGPNDVHMQILYSGICHSDIHMTRSEWGQMSYPMVPGHEIIGRVTAVGANVTKFKVGDIGGVGCLVDSCGTCVECLNDREHACLNGKTLTYAAPDKVSGGLTFGGYSTGIVVTEKFVIRIPPGVNLAGMAPILCAGITTFSPLQHWKASRGQKVGVIGLGGLGHMAVKLAVAKGADVSVFTTTPGKRESAIQMGAKEVVLWDDAEAMERLASSFDLLVAAVPKAFEIQQFMNLLKTDATLVNVGALEALNGFNGMLNNTARRNLSGSMIGGIAETQEVVDYCAARNITADIELIKPEQINEAFDRVVGKDVKFRFVIDMTAA; this comes from the coding sequence TGCAAATCCTGTATTCGGGCATTTGCCATTCGGACATCCACATGACGCGAAGCGAGTGGGGGCAGATGTCCTATCCGATGGTTCCCGGCCACGAGATCATCGGCCGGGTTACGGCGGTCGGCGCGAACGTCACCAAATTCAAGGTCGGCGACATCGGCGGCGTCGGGTGCCTGGTCGATTCTTGCGGCACCTGCGTCGAATGCCTCAATGACCGCGAGCATGCGTGCCTCAACGGGAAGACACTGACATACGCTGCGCCGGACAAGGTATCCGGCGGACTGACTTTCGGTGGCTATTCCACGGGCATCGTTGTCACGGAAAAGTTCGTGATCCGCATTCCTCCGGGTGTGAACCTGGCGGGGATGGCCCCGATCCTGTGCGCGGGCATCACGACCTTCTCGCCGCTCCAGCACTGGAAAGCATCCCGTGGTCAGAAAGTCGGAGTGATTGGCCTTGGTGGTCTGGGCCACATGGCGGTCAAGCTTGCGGTCGCCAAGGGCGCGGATGTCAGCGTCTTCACTACCACTCCCGGCAAGCGTGAGAGCGCCATCCAGATGGGTGCCAAGGAGGTCGTGCTTTGGGACGATGCCGAAGCCATGGAGCGCTTGGCGTCCAGCTTCGATCTGCTTGTCGCCGCCGTTCCAAAGGCCTTCGAAATCCAGCAGTTCATGAACCTGCTCAAGACCGACGCCACGCTCGTCAACGTCGGCGCGCTTGAGGCCCTGAATGGTTTCAACGGAATGCTGAACAACACGGCCCGCCGCAACCTGTCGGGTTCGATGATCGGCGGTATCGCCGAGACACAGGAAGTCGTCGACTACTGCGCTGCCCGGAACATCACGGCCGACATCGAACTGATCAAGCCTGAACAGATCAACGAAGCCTTCGACCGTGTCGTCGGCAAGGACGTCAAGTTCCGTTTCGTCATCGACATGACGGCTGCATGA